From the genome of Yersinia enterocolitica, one region includes:
- a CDS encoding Fe-S cluster assembly scaffold SufA has protein sequence MQQESVGTFSLDENVWQGVTITESAAAQITRLMQQDPQIKGLQLGVKQSGCAGFAYVMDMAKEPASDALVFEQGSAKLYVPLKAMPFIDGTEVDYVREGLNQIFKFNNPKAQHSCGCGESFGV, from the coding sequence ATGCAACAGGAATCAGTCGGGACATTTTCACTCGACGAGAATGTCTGGCAGGGCGTGACGATAACAGAGAGCGCTGCCGCACAAATTACACGACTCATGCAGCAAGATCCGCAAATTAAAGGATTGCAGCTTGGCGTGAAACAATCCGGTTGTGCGGGGTTTGCTTATGTAATGGATATGGCTAAAGAGCCCGCCAGCGACGCTCTGGTTTTCGAACAGGGCAGTGCCAAACTCTACGTACCGTTAAAAGCGATGCCGTTTATCGATGGCACCGAGGTGGATTATGTCCGCGAAGGGCTAAACCAGATTTTTAAATTTAATAATCCTAAAGCTCAGCATTCCTGCGGGTGTGGCGAGAGTTTTGGCGTTTGA
- a CDS encoding Fe-S cluster assembly ATPase SufC, which translates to MLSIKNLKVSVEGNEILKGLDLEIKPGEVHAIMGPNGSGKSTLSAALAGREEYEVTEGHITFKGKDLLELDPEDRAGEGVFLAFQYPVEIPGVSNHFFLQTAVNAVRKYRQQEPLDRFDFADFIEEKIELLKMPADLLTRSVNVGFSGGEKKRNDILQMAALEPSLCILDETDSGLDIDALKIVANGVNSLRNENRAFIIVTHYQRILDYVKPDFVHVLYQGRIIKSGDFTLVKQLEEQGYGWLTDQQ; encoded by the coding sequence ATGTTAAGCATTAAGAATTTAAAAGTCAGTGTTGAAGGTAATGAAATCCTCAAAGGTTTGGATCTGGAGATCAAACCCGGTGAAGTGCACGCCATCATGGGGCCAAACGGCTCAGGGAAAAGTACATTATCTGCCGCGTTGGCGGGGCGTGAAGAGTATGAGGTGACCGAGGGGCATATAACCTTTAAAGGGAAAGACCTGCTGGAGTTGGACCCAGAGGATCGCGCGGGTGAAGGCGTATTTTTGGCTTTTCAGTACCCAGTGGAAATTCCGGGTGTCAGTAACCATTTCTTCTTGCAAACTGCCGTCAATGCGGTGCGTAAATATCGCCAGCAAGAGCCATTGGACCGTTTTGATTTCGCTGATTTTATTGAAGAAAAAATTGAGTTACTGAAAATGCCGGCTGACTTGCTGACCCGTTCGGTTAATGTGGGCTTCTCCGGCGGCGAAAAGAAACGTAACGATATTCTGCAAATGGCGGCACTGGAACCCTCGTTATGTATTCTGGATGAAACCGACTCTGGGCTGGATATTGATGCGCTGAAAATTGTCGCTAACGGGGTTAACTCGCTACGTAACGAAAACCGTGCATTTATTATTGTGACTCACTATCAGCGTATCCTTGATTATGTAAAACCCGACTTTGTGCATGTGCTGTATCAGGGGCGGATCATTAAGTCAGGTGATTTCACATTGGTAAAACAGTTGGAGGAGCAAGGCTATGGCTGGCTTACCGACCAACAGTAA
- a CDS encoding FAD-binding oxidoreductase — protein sequence MIPQISQAPGVIQLVLDFLDALKQNGFTGDTATNYADRLTMATDNSIYQLLPDAVVFPRSTADVALIGRLAGLESFKSLVFTPRGGGTGTNGQALNSGIVVDMSRHMNRILEINPEQGWVRVEAGVIKDQLNQYLRPFGYFFSPELSTSNRATLGGMINTDASGQGSLVYGKTSDHVLGLRAILLGGTLLDTRAMPTALAQTIAQEDSVTGRIYHTVLHHCREQRALILEKFPQLNRFLTGYDLRHVFSDDLQTFDLTRILTGAEGTLAFITEATLDITPLPKVRRLVNVKYDSFDSALRNAPFMVEAKALSVETVDSKVLNLAKEDIVWHSVKELITDIPDKEMLGLNIVEFAGDDKALIDSQMEALCQRLDDLMSAQQGGVIGYQICSELAGIERIYGMRKKAVGLLGNSKGQAKPIPFAEDTCVPPQHLADYIVEFRQLLDSHNLSYGMFGHVDAGVLHVRPALDMCDPQQEMLMKQISDQVVQLTARYGGLLWGEHGKGFRAEYSPDFFGEVLYHELRRIKSVFDPDNRLNPGKICSPLGSDAPMMKVDTSAKRGTLDRRIPLAVRTSFRGAMECNGNGLCFNFDTRSPMCPSMKITGDRIHSPKGRATLVREWLRLLSEQGVDPIALEKGLATKRPSLRGLIEKTRNTWAASQGDYDFSHEVKEAMSGCLACKACSTQCPIKIDVPGFRSRFLQLYHTRYHRPLRDYVVAGVESYAPLMAKTPKVFNFFLKQPWVRELSRKSIGMVDLPMLSSPTLKQSLSGHYASTMTLEQLEKLSESERHQHVLIVQDPFTSYYDAQVVADFVHLVEKLGFNPVLLPFSPNGKAQHIKGFLQRFAKTARKTADFLNRISLLGIPMVGVDPALVLCYRDEYKEILGDARGDFTVQLVHEWLQMALADLPEQQMSGESWYLFGHCTETTALPASSQHWAAIFSRYGAKLENVSVGCCGMAGTYGHEARNIDNSLGIYALSWQQALQKLPGKRCLATGYSCRSQVKRIEGNGLRHPLQALLELV from the coding sequence ATGATCCCACAGATTTCTCAGGCACCGGGTGTCATCCAGTTGGTGCTAGATTTTTTGGATGCTTTGAAGCAAAACGGATTCACCGGCGATACCGCCACTAATTATGCCGATCGCCTGACTATGGCGACGGACAACAGTATTTACCAACTGCTACCCGACGCCGTGGTTTTTCCTCGTTCGACTGCAGATGTTGCCTTGATTGGCCGTCTGGCTGGCCTGGAGAGTTTTAAATCCCTGGTATTTACGCCTCGCGGCGGCGGGACCGGCACCAATGGCCAGGCACTGAACAGTGGCATTGTGGTGGATATGTCGCGCCATATGAACCGTATTCTGGAGATTAATCCCGAACAGGGTTGGGTGCGGGTTGAAGCGGGGGTGATTAAAGATCAGCTCAATCAATATCTGCGGCCATTCGGCTACTTCTTTTCGCCCGAGTTATCGACCAGTAACCGCGCCACATTGGGTGGAATGATCAATACCGATGCCTCTGGGCAGGGGTCGCTAGTGTATGGCAAAACGTCCGACCATGTGTTGGGGCTACGTGCCATATTGCTGGGTGGAACCCTGCTCGATACCCGCGCCATGCCGACGGCATTGGCACAAACGATTGCGCAGGAGGACTCTGTAACCGGCCGTATTTATCATACGGTGCTGCATCACTGCCGTGAGCAGCGCGCGCTGATTCTGGAGAAATTCCCCCAATTAAACCGTTTCCTGACCGGATATGATTTACGCCACGTGTTTAGTGATGACCTGCAAACCTTTGACCTGACCCGAATTTTAACCGGTGCAGAGGGCACGCTGGCCTTCATTACTGAAGCGACACTGGATATAACACCGCTGCCTAAAGTTCGCCGTCTGGTGAATGTAAAGTATGACTCCTTCGATTCCGCTCTGCGTAATGCCCCGTTTATGGTGGAAGCCAAAGCACTGTCAGTGGAAACTGTGGACTCTAAAGTTCTTAATCTGGCCAAAGAAGATATTGTCTGGCACTCAGTAAAAGAGCTGATTACCGATATCCCTGATAAAGAGATGCTGGGGTTGAATATCGTTGAGTTTGCCGGTGATGATAAGGCACTGATCGATAGTCAAATGGAGGCACTTTGTCAGCGCTTGGATGACCTGATGTCTGCTCAGCAAGGCGGCGTTATTGGTTACCAGATTTGCAGTGAGTTAGCGGGTATTGAGCGCATCTATGGTATGCGCAAAAAAGCGGTTGGTTTGTTAGGCAACAGTAAAGGCCAGGCTAAGCCCATTCCGTTTGCGGAAGATACCTGTGTGCCACCACAACATTTGGCCGATTATATTGTCGAGTTCCGCCAACTGCTTGATAGCCACAATTTGAGCTACGGCATGTTTGGTCACGTGGATGCGGGGGTATTACATGTACGCCCAGCGCTGGATATGTGCGATCCACAGCAAGAAATGCTGATGAAACAGATATCTGACCAAGTGGTGCAACTGACGGCGCGCTATGGCGGCTTGCTATGGGGCGAGCACGGTAAGGGTTTCCGTGCAGAATACAGCCCTGACTTCTTTGGTGAAGTGCTTTACCACGAGTTGCGGCGCATTAAATCCGTTTTCGACCCGGATAATCGCTTAAATCCGGGGAAAATATGCTCACCGTTGGGCAGTGATGCGCCAATGATGAAAGTGGATACCTCAGCTAAACGCGGTACCTTGGACCGGCGTATTCCGTTAGCAGTAAGAACCTCATTCCGTGGTGCGATGGAATGTAATGGTAACGGTCTGTGCTTTAACTTTGATACACGTAGCCCGATGTGCCCGTCGATGAAGATTACCGGTGACCGTATTCATTCACCAAAAGGCCGGGCAACGCTGGTGCGAGAATGGTTACGGCTGCTATCTGAGCAAGGGGTTGACCCCATTGCACTAGAGAAAGGGCTGGCGACCAAACGCCCCAGCCTGCGTGGTTTGATTGAGAAAACCCGTAATACCTGGGCTGCCAGTCAGGGGGATTATGATTTCTCTCATGAAGTCAAAGAGGCGATGTCAGGTTGTCTGGCATGCAAAGCTTGCTCGACGCAGTGCCCGATAAAAATTGATGTACCGGGCTTCCGTTCCCGCTTCCTACAGTTGTATCACACCCGTTATCATCGCCCACTGCGTGACTATGTGGTGGCTGGAGTAGAGAGTTATGCGCCGTTAATGGCCAAAACCCCAAAAGTGTTTAACTTTTTCCTCAAACAGCCGTGGGTCAGGGAGCTAAGCCGGAAAAGTATTGGTATGGTGGACTTACCGATGCTTTCTAGCCCAACGTTGAAGCAATCATTATCCGGCCATTATGCCAGTACTATGACCCTTGAGCAGTTGGAGAAACTGTCTGAGTCAGAACGCCACCAGCATGTGCTGATCGTGCAGGATCCCTTCACCAGTTACTACGACGCTCAGGTGGTGGCGGATTTTGTTCACTTGGTAGAAAAACTGGGCTTCAATCCCGTGCTGTTGCCATTCTCACCCAACGGTAAAGCGCAGCACATTAAAGGTTTCCTGCAACGTTTTGCTAAAACGGCCCGTAAGACGGCAGATTTTCTTAATCGCATTTCGTTACTGGGGATACCAATGGTTGGGGTTGATCCGGCGCTGGTTCTTTGTTATCGCGATGAATATAAAGAGATTCTTGGTGATGCGCGCGGTGACTTTACGGTGCAATTGGTGCACGAGTGGCTACAGATGGCCCTGGCTGACCTGCCAGAGCAGCAGATGAGTGGCGAATCCTGGTACCTGTTTGGGCATTGCACCGAAACCACGGCACTACCTGCCAGCAGCCAGCACTGGGCAGCAATATTCTCCCGTTATGGTGCCAAACTGGAAAACGTCAGTGTCGGGTGTTGTGGCATGGCCGGAACTTATGGTCATGAAGCGAGGAACATCGATAACTCGTTGGGTATTTACGCGTTATCCTGGCAACAGGCGTTACAAAAGTTACCGGGTAAACGCTGTTTAGCCACAGGTTACTCTTGCCGGAGTCAGGTTAAACGTATTGAAGGCAATGGACTGAGACATCCGTTACAAGCTTTGCTTGAGCTGGTTTAA
- a CDS encoding Fe-S cluster assembly protein SufB: MTRSNVEVPDDVQAWVSDGRYKEGFFTQLATDQLAKGLSEDVIRAISAKRNEPEWMLEFRLGAYRSWLEMEEPHWLKANYKSLDYQDYSYYSAPSCGSCDDSCDSQPGAVQQSSADSASPRDLSEQAMNEYLTAEVESAFAQLGVPVREGAEVAVDAIFDSVSVATTYRGKLAEQGIIFCSFSEAIQEYPDLVRKYLGSVVPAKDNFFAALNAAVASDGTFVYVPKGVRCPMELSTYFRINAAKTGQFERTILIADEDSYVSYIEGCSAPVRDSYQLHAAVVEVILHKNAEVKYSTVQNWFAGADSTGGILNFVTKRALCEGAGSKMSWTQSETGSAITWKYPSVILQGDNSIGEFFSVALTNGHQQADTGTKMIHIGKNTKSTIIAKGISAGHSQNTYRGLVKILPGADNARNFTQCDSMLIGPDSGAHTFPYVEVRNNSAQLEHEATTSKIGDDQLFYCLQRGISEDDAISMIVNGFCKDVFSELPLEFAVEAQKLLAISLEHSVG, translated from the coding sequence ATGACACGAAGCAATGTAGAGGTTCCAGATGATGTGCAGGCTTGGGTCAGCGATGGTCGTTACAAAGAAGGCTTTTTTACCCAGCTTGCGACTGATCAGTTAGCGAAAGGCCTTAGTGAAGATGTCATTCGCGCCATTTCAGCGAAACGTAATGAGCCTGAATGGATGCTGGAGTTTCGTCTTGGTGCTTATCGCAGTTGGCTCGAAATGGAAGAGCCTCACTGGCTGAAAGCCAATTATAAAAGTCTGGATTATCAGGACTACAGTTATTACTCCGCGCCATCCTGTGGCAGTTGTGATGACAGTTGTGATTCGCAACCCGGTGCAGTGCAGCAATCGTCTGCGGACAGTGCGTCACCACGTGATCTGTCTGAACAGGCGATGAATGAGTACCTCACCGCAGAGGTTGAATCTGCCTTTGCTCAGCTAGGGGTTCCGGTGCGCGAAGGGGCCGAAGTAGCAGTAGACGCTATTTTTGACTCAGTTTCGGTTGCGACCACCTACCGTGGGAAATTAGCCGAACAAGGGATTATTTTCTGCTCATTTAGCGAAGCTATTCAGGAATACCCGGATTTGGTACGTAAATATCTGGGGTCGGTAGTACCGGCTAAAGATAACTTTTTTGCCGCGCTAAATGCGGCGGTGGCTTCTGATGGCACTTTTGTTTATGTGCCAAAAGGTGTGCGCTGTCCGATGGAGTTATCCACCTATTTCCGTATTAATGCGGCTAAAACAGGGCAGTTTGAACGCACCATTCTGATTGCTGACGAAGACAGTTATGTCAGCTATATCGAAGGGTGCTCAGCGCCAGTGCGAGACAGCTACCAGTTACACGCTGCGGTCGTTGAAGTCATTTTGCACAAAAATGCGGAAGTGAAATATTCAACGGTGCAGAACTGGTTTGCAGGTGCCGATAGCACCGGCGGGATCCTTAACTTTGTGACCAAACGTGCGTTGTGTGAAGGTGCGGGTTCAAAAATGTCATGGACTCAATCTGAGACTGGCTCCGCTATTACTTGGAAATATCCAAGCGTTATTTTACAGGGTGATAACTCAATCGGTGAGTTCTTCTCGGTGGCACTAACGAATGGCCACCAGCAAGCCGATACCGGTACCAAGATGATTCATATTGGCAAAAACACCAAATCAACAATTATTGCCAAAGGGATCTCTGCTGGGCATAGCCAGAACACCTACCGTGGTTTGGTGAAAATCCTGCCCGGTGCGGATAACGCACGTAACTTTACGCAATGTGATTCGATGTTGATTGGGCCGGACTCCGGTGCGCATACCTTCCCGTATGTGGAAGTGCGCAATAACTCAGCCCAATTGGAACACGAAGCGACAACATCAAAAATTGGCGATGACCAACTGTTTTATTGCTTGCAGCGTGGTATCAGTGAAGATGATGCCATCTCAATGATTGTTAACGGATTCTGTAAAGATGTGTTCTCCGAACTGCCGCTGGAGTTTGCCGTCGAAGCACAGAAACTGTTAGCCATCAGTCTGGAACACAGTGTCGGTTAA
- a CDS encoding thioesterase (required for efficient enterobactin production) has translation MLWKRTATLEQLNQQCQGCMVGHLGIEFTRLSDNEIEATMPVDQRTTQPFGLLHGGASVVLAESLGSMAGYLCTTEGQQVVGLEINANHLKAVRSGKVRGCCRAIHIGRSHQVWQIEVFDEEDHLCCTSRLTVAVLSR, from the coding sequence ATGCTGTGGAAACGCACCGCAACGCTGGAACAGTTAAACCAGCAATGCCAGGGCTGTATGGTTGGGCATTTGGGCATTGAGTTTACCCGCCTCTCTGATAACGAAATAGAAGCCACGATGCCAGTAGACCAGCGGACGACTCAACCTTTCGGTTTACTTCATGGTGGTGCGTCGGTGGTGCTGGCGGAGTCGCTCGGTTCGATGGCCGGATATCTGTGTACCACCGAAGGCCAGCAAGTCGTGGGGTTGGAGATTAATGCTAACCACCTGAAAGCAGTACGTTCCGGGAAAGTTCGGGGTTGCTGTCGGGCCATTCATATCGGCCGCAGCCATCAGGTGTGGCAGATTGAGGTGTTTGATGAAGAAGACCATCTGTGTTGTACCTCGCGTTTAACCGTCGCCGTGTTGTCCCGATAA
- a CDS encoding Vago-PB, isoform B has protein sequence MLTRCRLIRGSNGTFLNIPAKQTVEVIIIITTIVNNLC, from the coding sequence ATGCTTACTCGTTGCCGCCTCATTCGAGGTTCAAACGGCACTTTTCTTAATATCCCTGCAAAACAAACGGTTGAAGTGATAATTATTATCACTACCATTGTAAATAATCTGTGTTGA
- a CDS encoding AI-2E family transporter, which produces MNYPQQRRFDLPKLMFGVIFIMIMIIASFWVVQPFIMGFAWAGMVVIATWPLLIRLQRLLWGKRWLAAIVMTLLLVLLFVIPIALLVSSLVENSGPLIQWASSPSNVRMPDMTWLQSIPMVGNKLYSSWHTLVAGGGNAMIAKVQPYIGAAATWLVAQAAHVGYFLIHLALMVLFSVLLYFHGEQVGLGIRHFAVRAADKRGDAVVVLAAKAIRAVALGVVVTALVQAVLGGIGLAIAGIQYATLFTVLMFICCVAQLGPLLILVPAIIWLYWTGDTTWGTALLVWSCIVGTMDNVLRPYLIRMEADMPMILILSGVIGGLLSFGMIGLFIGPVVLAISYRLTSAWVNEAPEPEESMKEVAKHLEEL; this is translated from the coding sequence ATGAATTACCCGCAGCAGCGCCGTTTCGATTTACCTAAACTGATGTTTGGGGTGATATTCATTATGATAATGATTATCGCCAGTTTCTGGGTGGTACAGCCTTTTATTATGGGTTTTGCCTGGGCGGGCATGGTAGTCATTGCGACCTGGCCACTGTTGATTAGGCTGCAAAGGCTACTTTGGGGTAAGCGCTGGCTGGCTGCTATTGTCATGACTCTGCTGCTGGTGTTGTTGTTTGTCATCCCGATAGCCCTACTGGTCAGCAGCCTGGTGGAAAACAGCGGCCCGCTTATCCAGTGGGCATCCAGCCCGTCTAATGTGCGCATGCCGGATATGACCTGGTTGCAATCGATCCCAATGGTGGGGAACAAACTCTATAGTAGTTGGCATACATTGGTTGCCGGTGGTGGCAATGCGATGATCGCCAAAGTTCAACCCTATATTGGTGCGGCCGCGACCTGGCTGGTAGCTCAAGCCGCCCATGTCGGTTATTTTTTGATTCATCTGGCGCTGATGGTGCTGTTCAGTGTTTTACTCTATTTCCATGGTGAGCAAGTCGGGCTGGGTATCCGCCATTTTGCGGTGCGCGCTGCCGATAAACGTGGTGATGCCGTCGTGGTGCTGGCCGCTAAAGCTATCCGGGCCGTCGCATTGGGGGTCGTGGTCACCGCACTGGTACAAGCAGTGCTGGGCGGGATTGGGCTGGCGATTGCGGGCATTCAATACGCCACACTGTTTACCGTATTAATGTTTATCTGCTGCGTAGCTCAGCTTGGGCCACTGTTGATACTGGTCCCGGCAATTATCTGGTTGTATTGGACCGGTGATACCACCTGGGGCACGGCACTGCTGGTTTGGAGCTGTATCGTTGGTACCATGGATAACGTTTTACGCCCCTACCTTATCCGTATGGAAGCTGATATGCCGATGATTCTCATCCTGTCCGGGGTGATTGGTGGCTTGTTGTCATTCGGCATGATTGGCTTGTTTATTGGGCCGGTGGTGTTAGCCATCTCCTACCGCCTGACTTCTGCCTGGGTCAATGAAGCGCCGGAACCTGAAGAGAGTATGAAGGAAGTTGCCAAGCATTTAGAAGAGCTTTAG